The genomic window ACACACCATTTACACACATCTCTCTGACTTCAGAGCCGTCTTGTGCACTTCCGGCTCTTGGTGCACAAGATTGTGAAGACTGTCGTTGACATTTATGTCAGTAGCAATGTGCTGCAAGAATGATGCCAGCTAGCATCGCTAAGTGGAAGTACGCTTGGGTTCTCAGGCAACAGGTGGACAGTGTTAAAAGGTTTGTCAAGACTAGTGGGACGCACGTGGACACATGCTCGTGAAAATACTACACTTGAATGGACTCTGTACCTGTTTGCGTTCAGCCACAGTTAACCTTCAACCCGCAAACAAAGTCTTCATGTATTAAATAGTTAATGAAAAGTTGCGTGCAGTGCCTACATGAGCTGACTTGTTTCAGCCTCTGTGTTGTGATCATTGCAAAAAGACAGAACAGCAATATGCAGATTTTTATATGCAGCTCAGGGGAATTAACTACTGGAAAGCAAGTAGGTGGTATTCCCACTCCTGAACAGATCCACACGTCAGAGGTGCAGAGACATGCGTCACGCAGGGGCCTCACTGTACTGCGCTGCACCGAGGCTCTGAAGTGGAGGAGGATTAGCGATAAGAGAGAGGCTGgggaaggggtgggggggtgggggtctGTATGTCAGACAGCACTTTGATTTTGACTGGCATCTTATGGTATTCATCTGATACGCCGAACACTTCAAGGTGCACATttagttctgtgtttttgacagAATGATCAGAGGAGGGATGGCAAATAATTGCCAGTGATTCACTGCTGGACGATTTCCAAACTGTCTGACACTCGACAggcatttttctgtctttgctaAAATCTTTGCTGTCGGTCGAGGGTCACAGTAAAGAACACGTGTGAGCCTTTAACGGTCTGTAATTTGACCAAAGCCTCGTTACTGAGAGCAGCACCCAGTGACATCTGCAACTGCCAGATCTCCAGATAAATTGATCTCATAGCAACCAAATTGCCATGGCAACCGGGATACAGATGCCATGCTGAGGTGATATGCAGAGTGACTGGCCACCAGACTGACATTttttccaaaagaaaaaaacataactgaatGATTCATCTAGTTTCCATCTGTAAATTACTGTCTGCATTATTTGCCTCCTACCATTTCCTGCCTATTCTTCTCTAATGACCTTTTATTATCACCATTATTTAACTATGGTAATTATACAACTTGAAGTGAGATCTAAAACAACACATTGCACCCTTGTACATTTCATCTCAGCACTTTCCAACTTGAACTTTCACTTGAGCTTTAATGATTTGCCAGTATTTTTCTATAATTCAGTTTAGTGATTAGTTTTGAGATCTGTTTAAATTGATTCCAGTGGAGGagattgtgtttgtggtgaaaACCTTAATGGATATACAGTAAGCTTGTGGCTTAAATACCTGTCAGGCTTCATGCTCCTctaaaggaaatgaaaacatcagatcTGTGAGGAGCGATGAGGAGACCAGCACTTATTTTCTTACCTATTTAATCTCCTCGGACGCTGTTTCCCTGATGCCACTGACCCATTAACAGCACTAGACTAGAAAATTGATTCTCACTGCTGCTACATGTAggattacatttattttgaacttATAATATTAAGAGTAGattgaaacatgttttattaagtttttttAAGCTGAATTTTCTGTAAATTCAGTTTTGCTACACAGTGGTTTCAACAGTCAGAGACAGTCTGGGACAGccctttaaataaatgtatcagtgaaaatgtgaaactcaGAACTCGAAACTAGTCACATGACTTCCATCcattactttaaattaatatGAACATATATCAGAGTCAGATATCAGCATTTACTGTCGTCTCTGGTCAAGTCCCCACTGGAAACGACTCCTCTCTGCTCCTTGGATTCTTATTGTCATATTATTATTGCttattctgtgtgtgcagtttaTGAAAGTGACTCTGCTCTCAgcatatgttgttttgttttttttgttatactGTCTGAACATTTCTATACACTATATGAGACTTCACTCTCAGGAGCTAATACCCCTGCTCCACAATGCCCAGACATAAGTCTATTAATAAAATCTTGTTCAATGGAAGTGTGCTGAAGCTACTGTGTGTTCCTTTTTTCAGTCCAAAGGAAAATCTCACATGCTATAGTTATCGCACAGATTGCTGTGGTCAGGGCTTCTCAAATGAAATCTGTGTCATAAAGAGACTCACTGCATGGATACACTAACCCAATGGTTACAAACCCACTGTTTTCTACATCATATGATTTTAAAGACCTGCAGCTAAATGGAAAGTCATGGGATTGTTTTGATGAAGAGAAATCATTTCAACAACAATCTTGTTAAGCAGTGCCTTGTCCCAGTTGcgtaattattatttcattttatgaaCTGTTTGCACCAGCTGGGCTCGAGAGTGCCAAGGCAGCACTTATGATCCTGAGAGGGCAGTAGGGGACGCTATCCTGAGGTCTGTAAGTAATTCAGCACACAGAGGTTGAAGTCCTGGGTGCAGCAAAAATGATTGcaacaacattttctacaaTGCATACTTGAATGCAACCTacaaaaaagtagaaaatatgataaatacaaatacagacaaacatcCTGCCATTATAGTGGCAGTGCATTTTCTGAAGTGTGTTCTTATGATGGATAAGTTTACTATTAGTGatcatttaaagctgcatcaagtgatttgattttgttggCCACTTGGGGGCGGTAGAATGAGCTGTTAACACAACTTCAGCCTTTTTTCTCACATGAACTCTTGACATGGTCTGGAGAATCCAATCTGGACATATGGTTGCCTCCTCGCATTCGTAGCGCACATCAGCAGATTGCGTGCTACAATCTCGTCTTTTGGAGCTGCACTCTGGTTTAGGTGAGGGATGATGCTCCCTGTGCAAGAGGCATTGCATGACATTAAAAGCATGCTACAAAAATCACAGGGTTTCACTCACAGCACAAGGAAATAGCGCCACATGCATGACAGAAATTGTTGATAATATGCCCGTTCACTCGTCTGGACTCTGAAAAATCTGCTTCCACCAACTTCTGTGGAATATATCTGGCTTTTTAGCTGCAAAATACCAGCTAGCTGCTAACTTTCCCAGGGTCCACAATGGTAATGGACAAGTAGCAGCTTCTTGTGTATTTCTGTCATTATATAAAAAAGAGCATTTAATGCACCTTTAAGTAGACATAAGGGAGCGTTTGTAAAAATCCATCCAGTTTAGGCACAGTGATTTTAACTCTACTACCTGACCAGAACATTGTAGCTCAGCCACACAGTTATAATTGATATTTTAAAGTCCCAGGGTTGCTCCTCCTAGGTATTTCCCCACATCCTACATGAGGGATTATGAGTTGagactgtttttgtgttattcaATAGTTAATAACATTACTTAACCATCAAATATCTTATTGAGATTAAATCTTTTTTGTatgctgcaaacaaaacaaacaagcaaaaaaaatgtttatattgtaGTACATGTCTCATGAACAAAAAGGATCTTCTTCCTACTTCTTCTTGGTGCCTCTTTGTCTGTTTAGAAGATGCATGCAGAAATAAGGGTGGAGAAACGGCAACAAATAGATGCACCACAGTTATATTCATGTAGGAAATCTGATGATGGCCCATTATCTTTACTTGTCTTTTCAGTTTACAGGTTCTCGAGAGATAAGACATTCTACAGTGCACAAATAATGAAAAgctttttgtgcatttaatttttaagtTTTATCGGTAAAAGTTGTGAATTTAAACTCTTTTCACTTTGCTCTCAGATGTCAGCCTCACACCCCAGGTTGGTGGATTAGAATATAAaagggaataaataaataaaaagtggaataataaaaacaaagcaaacagaaacagtagTAGGGATGAGAGGTTGACAGTTAATTCTGCCAAAGGCTGAATGATATTTCTGAAGTGCAGGGAGTCACAGACCACACGCTAGAGGGAACAGACACATGTCAGTCACACTTTGTGACTCATGACTTGCTTGAAGAAGAAACCAGCATCCCCTACTGTTTGGAGTCGGTGCCCCGGTACCGACCAAGCGTGAGACACAATGTTCTCAAGCCCTCCTTGAGACCTGCCTTTGCACAGTCttctttttattgttacatGAATAATTTGGAccacagtaaaagaaaatgaagttGAAGGCCAAACAATGGCGAGGAGCAGAATTGTATTTGACCTCGTTGTGCCACTGATGACCCTCTAACACTGACAGAGACTAACCTGTAACCATTATGATCTAACTTTGAAACACACAGGCAAGCTTAAGGCTGTGGATCTGTGTATATTCAACCTGTTTTCATTCTCAGGCTGTCGAATGCTGACAGTTTGTGAAATCCTTTGGCATCTCTTAGACAGACCTTAGGTGTCTGTgcactgacatactgtataaacgCTGACACAGGCAGGCAGATGCAGTGAAGCGACTGTAATAACCCAGAAGTTACCAAAACAGCTAATCAGGCAAACATCAGCCAGTAGGACCAGGTTCAGAGACAGAATCGAGATAAAAATAACTCATAATAATAAGGATGTgaaacacaactgtgtgtgGCAATCTGGCGTGAAGCAGGTGGAACTGAAATGAGATGGAGGGAAAAGTCCAGGTACCAGGTAGAACGTTCTGAAGACATACAGGAGGCTGGGGAAGTGAGAACGCGGATGATggtagagacagagacagaacaagCAGGGGCTGGGATTATCATACTTGCTGTAAAATTAGATGTCCACACTAACTCCTCCAGCTGTCTCCTGGCTCCAGTGGAAACCTATTCTGGGTAATACTGAACATCCTGAGTCGAGGCATGAGACAGATTTTCTGTCAAAACAAGGATGGGAGTGTTTTCCCACACTGTAAATACTGCAATGTTTAAATGATGAAAACCTTGGCCAACAATAATCCCCCCGGATTGTTTGCACGGTTATCGTAGTTATCAAAAATGTCCACATTTAAGGCTCAGACGAGTCCAAAATGTGACAGTCACAATATGTATGTGAGTACATATGATGTTAATGACATCTTGTTATGATGGATCACTAAGAACCGCAGCACAGTAACGGAAACTACATGTCACCATGCTGCGTTTGTTCAAACTTTGCGTTTTGCATGTTTCATAACTTTGTGtctacaaacagaaagagagcaTGCAAGCTGATGGGAGATATGCAAACAAAAAGAACTCATTATTCATCACGGTAACGCCGCAGTAAATAAACATGCTTAGGAAGTAAGAGGTGTTGGTGCCACCTGGAACAAAAACCAACATGGGCTTTGAAATTCCTGGGGGGTAGCTCCCCCACGCTGGTCCAGGTGGCCTGGATAGCAAATGCACCGTGTGCatacagtttaaattaaatgtaaatatactaCTAATGTGTCTAAAATGAGGTAATTAATCTGAACCTATCAGAAAAAGTGGTAGAAGTTGCTATGGTAACGCTGGTGATGCCATCCAGAGCTTTTCTCCGAAACtaactgcaaaacaacaaaaaacaaaaacacaaattctttGAAACAAACTTGAAATGATTGGAAGTCTCTTATTTTTAAGAGACCCCCAGTGTTTTTATGTCAGGTGCTCACACTACCTCGCCACGTGGGAAGGGGAGCGTGCCTGCGGGTAACGCTCGGCTACATTTTGAGAGACAGTGATCAAGCACTTAAATCAGACCCTCGAGTCCTGCGCGTTTATCACAGCTACACTTGGTTACATGTAAGTGAGATTGCCTGGAAAAGCACAATGCCTGATGCAAACTGTGGCCCAATCTGATAAAACCCAGGACGTTCTGTCCCTCCGCTGTTACGTGGAAGTGATGTTTTCACTGCTCTCTGGTTAGATAAGACAAGTCAGACCTCCTTAAGGCACAGAGCTGTCACTTTTAAAACAAGTATTACTATTGGAAAACTTTCCGGATTCTATTGCAACagtttgtggtgtgttttgGTTCAGTAGGGTGCTAATTTTCTTGTGCTGCGGGTGCTAAtagcatgtttcttttttcattttttgtgttatcCGTCAGCTTCGGGTCACCGCTGTAATCTTAAAATAGCTCTTTGGCCAAACATTGCTGATTGACTGACCCTCTTTTATCACTTTACCGCTGTGTTTGTGCCTGTAATCGATGGGAGGCTTAAATGGGGggcacttttgttttctttttgaaacaGCGAAGGAGCAGGTTTCAGGAGTGGGTGCCATGTCAGCTCCCCTCAGCCCTTGCAGCATGCTACATGGACACAAGCACAGATGTGACCGTACATTACATGCATGTGGTGACAGGAGAGTCAGCTGAGCATGAAGGAACCTAACACACTCCAGACACTCCATATAGAGGCCATGTGCGATCTACAGTAATCACCTCGCTCTTTAATCCTAATTATATGTGACAGAGCTTCTGTGTCAGCTCCTGTTCctgcttctgtgtgtgcatttacagAATAGAGAGGATGCAGGGCATGCATGTGTAGATAACCAAATGTTAAATAGAGGTTTTAAACAATTGTTAAGTGATCTTTTCCACTAATTCAACATTTTGATGCCAAACTGTGAAATGCTGAGCTTTTAAGGCCTTTCGCTCGATCATCACAGCTGTTTCATGATTCACCGTCGCTGTGATGAACCACATTACACTTTGGATTTCTGTTCCTTCTTTTGCCCTCACACGAAAAAGTCATTTCTAGTTTCCCCTTTCTCGCATGTTTCATGCCCAGAAATGACATCAGTAAGGGCTTGAAAAGCTCCGCGGTttggtgcatcacttcacctaCAGGGCTGGTCTGCCTGGGAAAACACGGCCCACACTGTAAGACACATAATGTATAGAGATGTAGTCTGGCTTTAAACAATCAGGAAACACCCTGAAAGGGCTCACATGAAGAAGCTATGACGTCACCAGATGGCAAGTCAATCAAATATGTTGTCACAGGCCTCAAGGCTGAGCAGTTGAAAGAAATTCAGCTGATGGTCTACCCAACCAAAGACCCTCCGTTTGCTCCACAGTCAACAGTAGCCTAAATCATACATGTGTGATCTGACATTTATTCAAAACATTTGTTCAGTTACACTGCATCAACATTACATCGTTTGGCAATCAGTGAAGACGTCCTGCTAATATGAACCCGGTGTCACAGACATCAGTGTCGGTTTTCTGGCTGCGCCTTTTAAAAACCGAACTTCACAGATACACCCAAGTCGGATATTAGACTGAACGCATGCACgcacactggcacacacacacacacacacacacgcacacacgcacgcacacagtATTGTAGAAAAATAGAGTGATCACTAATTGAATCCCGCTTCAATTGATTGAAAGACTTTTCcatacaaaaacaatacaaataaaaataaagaactggCTATGCGCAATCAGTTAAGGTCATCACAAGCACAATGTAACAGCCTACAGCCTACATATGGGCTTCAACGTGACTTTAGGCTATTTGTCAAAGAGTCCTGAATATCTTAATgcgagaaaaaaacaacaatgtgcCATTTGGGGACATTCGATAGCAGCATCGGAATATTTTGCACTGTGGACTCGACACTGAAGCAGAAcgaacagagcagcagagagttCATTTTCAACTACACGTCGAGTACCGCCGTTTGGGAATTCACCAAATCGGTCCTGTACTGCTCCAGCCAGTTCCTAAGCTCAGAAATGCGGTATCCCTCTGGACCTCTGCCTCCCTGATACACCACCCTCTCATCCCTCACGATGTAAAGTCTCTCAAAGTACGCTCCGTACGCGGCGTTGGAGGAGTTGTCCATATTATCCACCACCACGTTGCCCCCGGGCACTTCGGTGAGCATCAGTTGAGCGGCTCTCAGTCTGTCCTCCAAGCAGCGGTGCTTGGGGATCTGATACGGCGCGTCCGAGCTGACCCAGCCGTCGGACGGATGCGCCTCCTCGATGTACACAACTAAAAAGTCCGCAATGTCTGCGTACTGTCTTACGACGCGCTGAAACGCCGCCAGGCGCGTCATGAATGGCGGTCAGGAGCAGCTGCCAAAGTTAAGAATGAGTggtcttttctctttcatacAGTCCAGGATCCGGACCTGCCTCCGCTCCTGGACCATAACCACCTCGGTGTTAGGCGCAGTGCGCCCGAGGTGCGCAGATTTGAGAAAGTCCAATTTCTGGCCGTACCACACGGCCCTGAGGGACTCCAAGGTGAACATCTTATTAGAGTCAGAGACGCACACCGGCGGGTCATCCGGGCTGTCCAGCTTCTCCCCCATTTTCAGCAGCACTTTTTTCCTTATGCACAAAAAATCCAGGAGCCACAGCATCACGGcggccaggaggaaccggggcagcagcatcaggcACAGGGCTGCGTGTTTCAGCGTCCTCGCCATTTGGACACCACCGGAGTCGTGCATCATCCGTTCCCCTGCCAACAGGATGCGACTGGGCCGGCGAAAGCAAGTATTTAGTCACCTTTACCCATCGGGGGAAACTATCTGACGCATGTAGCCACTGTTTTTATAGGTACAGCAGCATTTGAATaatgagaaaaaagagaggaaaaaaaaaaaaaagaaaaagaaaaaacacgcCTCCGGTACCCACACCGCCCACTCACATGGTGGGGATTACCTCCCGTCAACTCTGGGCTTCAAAGatccaaagagagagagagagagagagactcaatGACTTGTCTTCACTCCACATTTGCCGAtaaaacatgtgtgtgtgtgtgtgtgtgtgtgtgtgtgtgtgtgtgtttgtcacattattGTGAGACACTCGGATTAGTTTTAATTGCTTGTAGCTGAACGCACGGTTGGTCCTGAAAGTcgtcataaaaaaaaaaaaaaaaaaaaaaaaaaaaggcaaaacatttGAGTTCACGTCATCATGCATGTGAACTCAGAGCTCCCTGCTCCCCGTGACGGCTGCAGGACTCCGTGGAGCCACTAGACGGCGCTGGATTCATACGGGACTGTAAACGCTGGATGACTCATTCCCTGATGTGCTGTGGGGCCCCTGAACACCTTGAGGGGAACGGAAGGCGGTATAAACCTGCCACCACCAGTTTCAAAACTAAAAGATAGCCAGTGTTTCAGAGCtcaagtttctttctttttttttaaccatttcaaAAGAATTAAAAAGATTACAAAGATTAGGACGCGTCTGTCTCTATGTGTCCCCCCCCCTGTGATAGACCACGTACCCTGCCTCTACCcagatgacagctgggattggctccaaCACCCCCACGGCTCTTTACAGGAAAAAGAGGTTTTATCCAGTAATTCATTAGCTATTTTACATGTATACCCAGTTCAGTTATTCTTATTTTCAAGTTCATGTTGTCTGCTCAACACAACGTCACCCTCTCTGATCTTAACCTTGACCACAGCAGACCTGTCAGTCAGATCACCTCACTTTGAAACATCATCCCAGTGAGCCTCAAGCCATCCCACTCATTAGAGTATGTCTTTTTCCTTTACTTCGTCCCTCCTCTTCTTACTGCACCCTTATCTCTTTCGTTTTTCCCTGCCCCCCGTGGATCGTGTCTCTATGGAGCGTGTGTGTCATCCACCTCCtccagattaaaaaaaaaaaaaaaaaaaaacctgacagaAATATCCAGTTTATTACTGCCAACAAAAACTTCCTCCTCCCTGATGGAGTTTCATTCCCTCAAACGACAAACGCTTTCATTAAAAGAAGGCACATACAGGCAGAGGTGGTGCTGTGCGCACCGTGATGCTGACCTTACAGCGCAGAGTGATATTTGAGGGAACATtacagaggtggagggagaTGTAAAGCACAAACGGTGGAGAGGAGAGACGCCTTATACAAGTGAGGAAAGCAGCATCTTAGGGAAACAGAAGCGAGAGGAGGGAGCTTCTTCCATCACTTTGTAGAGGAAGTTAGATGACTCAAAGAGGTGCTCCAGTCACGTGAAGACTTTCTACAGATGTGTCTGGCTTGAAATTCTCCTTGATATGTAATGATGTGAGGTGATGTAGGGTCGCTCCTCACGCTTTCCCTTCAACATACAGAGGATCACCaagaaactgtcaaactgtttattccatatgtttattatttgaaatgattttatatCTATACAACAGTTGACacggaggagaggagaaaataaaacagggtAACTTAAAGGACATGAGAAATGAGACCAAAGTGAATAAAGAAAGGTGTGTCGTGAGGAGGAAATAGCTACTGAACTAATTTCACATTAGTGctgtaaagatgaaaatgagaaaaagtaaaaattgtAGTAATAAATTTACTGATCAACTAATCACTAGCATAATAATCTGATTACATCTTCTTGTCGTAAAAGTAACTAAAACATCAAATGGAAACACTCCAGTACAGACACCGTGTAAAACAGACAACTtgtcagttgtgttttctgtcaacTTGAAACTCAAGTTAAACTGAAATACAAGTCAAGCTGAGTCTGCCAAATGTTCATTTCCAGAGAAACGGTATTTGTGGAAAACCAGAGAAACTGCTAGCTCAAAGTTGAATCAGGAAGTTGTTCAGTAAACTGTGATTAACTGCttactgttttgattttatatCTGTTTCCTAATAAACTTCTTCCCCGAGGGTCGGTGTAAACCGGATCGTCACACCGTACGTGTTTCTTGCCTCTTTCTTTTATTAGTCACACATCACACGTCACTTTGATCAAGTGCATCCTTATGGTGCACTTGAtcaaatgaaaggaaaacaagatTCAAGTTGTAATAAACTCACATAACCCTTTAGCACATGTTGCACATTTCTTTGAGAGCTACACCTGCAATAAAAGCACAGACAGCCAGGCTGGAACAGTTTAGGAGCTCTGGCACTCGAGGCTTCTGATGGTGTTTCGCAGAGCTCTGAAGAGAACAGCAGACGacctggcaaaaaaaaaaaaaaaaaaaaaaaaaaaaatggccaTAACAAACCAGATGTGCACCTTGTCTGACGTCTCCACTACAACATCTGCAAGTGTGAAGCTTAGTAAACAAAGTAGTATAAAGGAATGTGAGGCATAAAAAGGCAAAGCCAACGTGAAGGGATTATGTTATAGTGGATAATATTGCAGTATAAAGAGAAGAAGGAACACTGAGGAGCTTCAAATTGGATTATAGCTCATGTTTCATCGAAACAGTGTGACAGTTGGATTCTCctctaaaaatgaaaaggatgagataataataatttgattcGATACATTGGTGCCAGTCAGAAGAAGATACTTTCCTGAATCAAATGAGTTGTCTCCCTGTCTTCTTCACGTTGTCGTGAATTAAGTGCTTTAACTGTTGTCCTGTGATGGGGTGGAACACAAACAGCTTCTCTGTCTGAGAATAAGAGCTTGATGCTCAGGCACGTGCGTCAGACATGCATTTCGCATTGTCCAATTCAAAAAGACAGGCAACAGTTGGTTGGTAGTGATGAACGTGCACTTTTCCCCGAACTGGAGGTGATTCAGACGCTGAAGTGCGGACGGACCGCCCTCGAGGCACCAAAACTCCAGCTAACTGATGACACACCGTCTCGTGAAGGCTATCGTTTTTAGTGCAGCAGCCaaacttcattcattttatgtCAGCTTTAACCAGACCATTTACAAGATGACTCACTGCCTGTGTACGGGAGCTCTGCATATGGCTCAAGAAAGAGGCTTTAAACACTTGACCTAAACTTAGTGCCAGCCTCGAACTGCATTGTTAGCACTGAACAGGACACAAAGCGGAAAAGCGTTCTTCATGTGATGCTCCAAGATGGACATGTGGAATTTTAACAAGAAGTTGCGAAATGTTGAAGATAAGCCAGCAGATTTCCGAGAACAGATGATTAGCTGATGTAATATCCTAAGACACATATATTTTTTGATGATCACAGGAAAGTTTAGAGTTTACCAAACACATATACTAAGACTTTCAGTAATAAAGAAACCATTTACGACACTTGTGTTACAACTCAAAGTTCCagtgaatttgttttttccGCACTGGTCTGGTAAATTACTACTGTGATCTGGATTGGACCTCTGGCGTCTTTCGCTTGTTTACACCCAGgctacaggaagaaaagaaCATGTGCGCTGGCTTGAGGTGAACTCCTTGCCACTGTTGGTTTCTTGGGCTGATTTTCCTAGAATCATTAGGCCTTCTAAGATCAGCTTGGGTTCATCCTTGTGTGGCCGAATGGTCCAAGAGGTCAACGCAGGAATACTAATTCGCCTAAGCTCATTAGCGAAGGCTGTCAACATACAAATACTCAGACACGGGttcctttaaaacacagacCTTGTcctcatgtgcacacactgacCACCGAAAACCTTCTAAGCACATGATTGCAAATGAGATAAGACGAATGGGACGCCGATTTACACTTTCACTTCCTAGATTACGCTGGCACCCTTAGGCGCTTCTCCTTTAACCCACACACCAGTTACCTTTACCTTTGAGGAATCTTCCTTCCTCACTCGGCAAATCAGTcttatctgtttattttgtaggCCTGCCAATTGCTGCTGTCAAGTCTTTGAGGGTGTAAACATATGTGCACACAATAAGACATAACGAACAAATTATataagatgagagagaaaaacaacgGTAAAAATGTTGGACTTTTTAACACACGAGGGCTTTCAGATCGCTGCTACCAAAACATTTCCTAGAAAAAGCAATGCGTCaaaagtcttttttctttttttttgcttgaatACTCATGAGAGCaactttttcattgtttaaatacctctttttgttttgttgtctacCACCACAACCCcacagctactgctgcttttcacaTTCTCAACCGCTAGATTGACAAGTATGGCTTAATGAAACACTGGCGGCCTGAGcattgattctgtttttttttttttttttctttttctttttcagaaataaaCTCCTAGAACCCAAGCAGACACTGCCAGAATCTTGGCATGGCAGCACGGGTCATACAAGGACATCCtagaatagaaaaaaacagcCTGGACTGAGCCTCGGGCAAAGCACTAAGTGTGGCTGGAATCCAAGCGAAACCACTATTAACACTACACTGGAGAGTGACTGGAGAATCACTGAGCGCACATGGtagtctacacacacacacacacacacacacacacacataaagatttATGACATATTTAAGCATTATgtgaatacagtatgtgtacataATGCTCATTATACTTTATGTTGAAGATCTCTGACATATCCACGTAAACCTTGGCTGTTTCAAGCCACAtgtaaaatgaagaagaaacatCTGAGAGTTGAGTCTTGAGTTTTG from Anabas testudineus chromosome 24, fAnaTes1.2, whole genome shotgun sequence includes these protein-coding regions:
- the LOC113149138 gene encoding thyroxine 5-deiodinase-like — encoded protein: MMHDSGGVQMARTLKHAALCLMLLPRFLLAAVMLWLLDFLCIRKKVLLKMGEKLDSPDDPPVCVSDSNKMFTLESLRAVWYGQKLDFLKSAHLGRTAPNTEVVMVQERRQVRILDCMKEKRPLILNFGSCSUPPFMTRLAAFQRVVRQYADIADFLVVYIEEAHPSDGWVSSDAPYQIPKHRCLEDRLRAAQLMLTEVPGGNVVVDNMDNSSNAAYGAYFERLYIVRDERVVYQGGRGPEGYRISELRNWLEQYRTDLVNSQTAVLDV